ctcagcatcctcccctgcttcctgccccccatcacgcctcagctgtggggggaggggtcactgtacagggagctgctccccccatccacccaacccctgtgcatctggacctcccatacCAGACACCCCTGCCAAACCTCACCCAGTACATCCAGAATccccctagccctccatacccaaaccccaccccactgattctcaacccctgcatctgcagcccccctgcatccagacccccacccccgcacccagACCACcacccactgagctccctgcactcaaactccaACCCTCAGCCACCCCACGCCACTGACcgccaactagctgcacccagaccccccgcTGAGACCTCCACACCCAGACAATCCACTGAGCCCCAACAACCTTCACCTGGAagtccctgcagagtcccattgcccctgcacctggaacccccccccccccaagcctctgtgcatccagattcccccccccGCACATGTAGATCCCCCACtgggctgcctgcacccagattattccgcacagaatcctctcaccccacaccttaATCcctccacactgagcccctcaacacatggatcctgcctggttgagccgacctgccccacacctggtgcacccgGCACAGAGGGTGTTTCTGGGACAGggacaggccttgtgctgtgtcagggatgGGTgaagcctcaccactgagtccatgtcctggggtgggggggctgcagggtgatctcccacgtTTGTGTAGCCAgtagcctgtgctccccactgccacgctggagcctctgcatttatttattgacaaataaaacttgcggaattttaaaatattatgaagagaattttaattttttttggcgcagaacgCCCTCAGGAGTAGCTATTTTAGGATAAACACAACTTTCAGCTCTGGTGTTGGCAGGTTTTtgttcatttactcactcaactATTTTTATGGCACTCATCACATTAGCACCTGGCCACCTTACagttaaaaatacaatttatcgGCTATATAAATCAGTAATGATCACTCCCACACCTAATAGTAATAAGTCAAAAGCCTGACTGAACAAAGGTGAAGATCCTTTCCCATGAAGGCTCTGCCACCAGTATTAATGCAAAAACTGACAGGAATAGTACAGTCAATTTTAGCGATCATGATGCAACATTACATGCAAGCAGTTTCAAGTAGAAATTTTCCAGTGCACTCAAATAACCATGAACTTCATTCTGATGCAGTTATGAAGCCAGTATAAAATCTCACAGCCTTGGCATTACGTGTGTATTATAGTGGCCAGATCCACAAAAGAAACAGGCTACTGAATTCTGCACGGCATTAAGCTTGTGGCAGGTCTGCAATGGCAGTTGTCAGTAGAATGTCACCTCCTGGTTGGATTAATGCAatagaaaggaatagataattaTTTGGAGGTCCAAATCAGAAAGGAAAGATTGCAAGCTCCAGGACTGCTGCAGATGAAAATGGGCACTATTAATCCAGTAGTAGTTGCTGAGAATCCAGAAGCAGAAATAGCTCAGGTTTGAGACATATTTGCAAAGAGAAGAGACATGAACCCACAGAAGAGAAAGCAGACAACTCCCTCCCCATTTCTTCCCTGGCTAACCAGTATCACCTATGTTTCATCACACAGTGCTTGTGTAAGAAAAGAGCACTCACCAGTCCCAAAGGGGATTTTAGAGTAATGACTCACCACTAAAGGAAAGCTTAAGTTTttattattgtgtttttaaaTACGCAGTTTTAAGTTGACATGTATGTCTTGTTAGTAATCTAGTATCTCTCTTCTTTATGTTTAGTTATAAGCAGCATTTAGTTCACTTTTAATAATGAGTTTCCCCCAGGTAAGCTTCAAGATGACAGGCAAATAAGAACCATCTTATACAACCTACAGACAGTAGTTATTCAATATGTTAAAGATTTAAGATCCACAAATTTCACAGGCAACTGCTTTATCTGATTTGCTCCATCATTACTTCATTTAGGAGGGACAGGAGAGGCTGGTAGCCTTGGAGAATTCTTGTATTATATAGCATAATGTATAGTGTACACAAAGCAATTCCTTCAAACACTCAAAACTCACCATTCAAAGTTATTTCAAATGCACCTGTTGACATACACTGGTTCTCAATCATATTGCTCAGGAAGAAAACCATCATACAAGCATAGACCTAGAACCAATaaagaattaatgtgaatttcAGAGACAATGAGGTCTTGTGAACCATGCTACATCTTTACAAACTAAAACCTTTTCAACTGTGACCAAAACCTTTTCAGCTGTTCATTTGCACTCTCTCAAACAAGTTTAAAGTCACATAGCTGTTTATTATCTTCCTTGCTTCCTAATCTAAATAATagtttgtaaaacattttcttgCTACTCTGGAAGTTCAATATTGAAGTAATATTGAACCACTTGATTCTTAAGGTTTCATTTTCAAGTGTACTATAAACTAAGATGTACCCACTTTAAGAAAATCATTCACATTCTGCAGAGCCAGAAGGTAGATGTACAATTTTAACAGCGTTTACACGAAAAACCAGTGAAAGGTTTTATAGAAGTGTTCTTCACAATAATCTGAGTAGCCAGAAACAAATATTCTGTGCCTAAATATACGATACCTTTGATAGATAAAACAGTAGTGGTGTAAGTTAgtgattgaatttttttttaagcaaacccTTCTAGCATTGTTCCTTCCACACAATtcttttaaattctattttgGCATTATACACCAAGGATCAAATGATGcaatcttcagcaacacagcaTTGGGAGATGTCATAGCTAGTGTATTTATTTACAGTTTTAACTTTTCATATTAAGTATTAAACACCAGTCTGTTCACACTGGTAACCAGGAACCAATGGACTTAGCACATGAGAAATATTCAGACCAATAAAACACCCAGTAATTTCTTGGTGAAGCCATTACCAAGGTCAGGCTATTGTGCAGGACAGCTGAATCCACTATTGTATTGGTTCCACTTGTTTTGTCAATCAATCAATGATTctatttagttgggaattggtcctgctttgagcagggggatggactagatgaccgcctgaggtcccttccaaccctgatattctatgattctaaatattCTAGTATTTCCATATGTTCAACTGACTGCTAATTCATACCTACTTCATAGATAGTTAAGTTTGAGGTTTGCTGCACCATAATTAACTCAATATTTAAAGATGTGTCAAATTACAACagctttagggcttgtctacactgacaatttatagcactgcaactttctcgctcaggggtgtgaaaaaacacacccctgagcccagcaagtttcagcgctgtaaagcgccagggtagacagtgcaccagcgctgggagctacacctcttgtggaggtggttttttcaGAGcattgggagagctctctccctgcACTCTaccgtgactacacaagccacgttaaagcgctgccctTAAAGTAGAACACAGATTAAgttgctcaattttttttttttttttttaaattagagggACTCTTTAGAGTTGGAGTTAATCACTTTCAAGAACGGCCAGTTTAAGAAAGAACTATTATGAAAAGAACAGTGTCATTTTAGGATTGATTCTGAGGGATATTCATCTAATCAGTAATGGAAGTTTCCCTTAAAGCATTCAGGGCATTTTctacaaaagaagaaagaatATTCTGAAGTTCAAATAGAGGTCTCGCTTTtctaaaaaatgaataaaagtgTTAATAAGAACTAACTAACAAATAGCCAGGAGTCAATGCTAAAGGAAAAACAGGAGCAAcaccttaaaaaaattaatccatatattttaaaactgattcTACTTgcagtgactatgtaaaaattaCTCCTTACTGACTGGTAAAGACTCCCTTTGTAACCAGTCAATACTACATCTTTATCTTTAGGTGCTCCTTTTACCATATCATCAGTCTAGGAAGCAAAAGATCAGAAATCAAATCTGGATCTATGACAACAAAACCAAGCACCattgatagggccctaccaaattcatggtccattttggtcaatagtcataggatttttaaaattgtaattttcATGTTTTcacctatttaaatctgaaatttcacggggttgaaattgtaggggtcctgacccaaaaaggagtgtgaggggagggggagtcacaaggttatcgGGGGGGGTGCCCCCAcggtactgctactcttacttctatgttgctgctggtggcggtgctgccttcagagcagagcagctggagagcagtggctgctggctgggagccgagatctgaaggcagagccaccggcagtagcagcacagaatgatggcatggtacggtattgccaccctttcttctgcactgctgcctgcagagctgagccctcagtcagcagccactgttctccagccacccagctttgaaggcagtgcagaagtaagggtggcaactccacgacccccctaaaatattcttgtgacccccctgcaattcccttttgggtcagggccctCAATttcagaaacactggtctcccctatgaaatctgtatagtaagggataaaagcacacagaagaccagatttcacagtctgtgacacatttttcatggccgtgaatttggtagggccctaaccatTGTTAAGAGCAATTAGAATATCCTTCCATTTGTCAAGTAAATGTAGATACGCCCCAATAAAGATTTTAGATATTTGTATCTTAAACACCTGTAGTGTACAAACAAGCTGAATACAGATATTGCAACAGTTTCCAAGCACTTCCATACAAGTCACACTAAAGTCAGCCTCTACCACGAGAAAGTTGcttttaaagaaaaggaaatgatgTACCTTATTTTCTTGGCCCCACTGCCAGATACTTGGAGCTTGCATGCCAAAGAAAGCGAAGGGATCCTTGCCGACAATTATTAAGCCTATTAATACTAGTTTGAAGACTGACAGGAAGGATGCTATGTGTCTATCAAAAGGAAAGACAACAGTCACTAAGGAGATTTTTAGTTAATACTTGGCCACTTTAGAGTTGAAATCACTCCAATTAGAATTATTTTCATAGTGTATAACCAGAAATTTTATAGAAAGTAATGCCACacccatttgtaaaatatataGCTTTTAAGATCACCCAGAAGAGCAAAATTAGAATgtttttcatttattaaaaaaaaaaaaaaaaaaaaaaaaacttgatatAGCATACCATCTGGGtgccattttaaagatggagtaTATTTAATAAAGTACAAGGATAAATACAACTGATATTTGTATTTGACAGTTTGCCTAATATCTTACACTGGCAAATGTACTCAGTCTTCTATCATATTTCAGAAGAATGTCTTCAATGACCCAAGCTCAAATACATCCACTTGAACTGTGTTCTCTCAATGAGTACATAAAACCCTATAATTCACCACGATGGGGTTAAACCCACATCCAGAGAACAATGTAACTTTAAAATTCTGCCTGTAAAGTcactaaagatttttaaaatcttctgcAATATTTATTTTGCCTCATTACAACTGGTAACATTTCTGCAAAAGGCAATTGGACATGTAAGTGGTCCAGTAATCACTGCAATACCTTTACACCAACATTCGTTTTCTAGTCTGTAAACaactgaataaaaaaaataagaatcattttcatttatttcctcAACCCTCATCACCAGGTTTTAAATTATGTTTAAAGAAATTCTCCTGTTTATGATAAAGTCACaagaaaactaattttaaaatctaCTTCTCCATTCCCAGTGTAGCCTGATATGTATATTATGCAACATTATGTAAATATGTACAAACAGGTGAGCTACAAATGAGAGAGATGTGAACTAATGTCCAGGGACATCATCGTGGAGCAAAGATGAATTTTGGCTACAATTAATTTAATCTGCCCTCAAGTATTATGGTACAGgcagatgtaattttttttttgtccaataTTCACACAAGGATCATCTGCCAAGGGAGACTATATCccagtttcttttctttaaatctgATTTAGAAATGAAAGGGGAAATACCTTCATATGGAAAGTGAAAGACTTTACAAGAGACTATTTTAATACCTTAAAAAATTAACCCAcactttttaaaactgttttacttTGAGAGATATGTACACAAATTGTACATACAGCCATTACAGGTTCATTCTGCTAGTTTATAAGTTATATACTTACCTATATATAGGTTGCGGAAGGTAGTTTTCCCCTTCAATGCGGATGTCTGGGTACCGCTGGCTAATAACCCGCATGTATTCCTCAAACACCCGCCTGTAACCTCAGgaaacactggggggggggggggggaagagaggaaacaCATTATTAACCGTGTAAATTTGGACAAATGTTGATACTGACAGATGGTGgggcatatatacacacacacaaaaacttttCACAAGTTCTCGTGATCATTTAGAGTGAAATACTACTTTAACAAT
This region of Chrysemys picta bellii isolate R12L10 chromosome 9, ASM1138683v2, whole genome shotgun sequence genomic DNA includes:
- the SELENOT gene encoding thioredoxin reductase-like selenoprotein T isoform X2: MRTLVLLFLLAAGLGRAATEQGALPAKKLRMAYTTGPLLKFQICVSUGYRRVFEEYMRVISQRYPDIRIEGENYLPQPIYRHIASFLSVFKLVLIGLIIVGKDPFAFFGMQAPSIWQWGQENKVYACMMVFFLSNMIENQCMSTGAFEITLNDVPVWSKLESGHLPSMQQLVQILDNEMKLNVHMESMHHHRS